CAATAAATTTAAGGGGTGGTAATAATGATTAATATAAACAAAGCAACGATAGAGGATTTGATGAAAATTAAAGGTATTGGTAAAAGTAAAGCTGAAAATATTGTGGAGTATAGAAAGAAAAATGGATTTTTAAAATCAAAGGAACAGCTTAAAAAAGTAAAAGGAATTGGGAATAGTATTTTTAAGAAAGTAAGTGATAAAATTAGAATAAATAATAGACTTAAAGTTGAATTTAAGCCTTCAAATTATAATTTAAATGATCTAAATGAGGTACATCTTGTGGGGACAATGAATAAC
This portion of the Halanaerobiales bacterium genome encodes:
- a CDS encoding helix-hairpin-helix domain-containing protein codes for the protein MININKATIEDLMKIKGIGKSKAENIVEYRKKNGFLKSKEQLKKVKGIGNSIFKKVSDKIRINNRLKVEFKPSNYNLNDLNEVHLVGTMNNWDPADKSYSLERVNDDLWSGEFLLENGDEYKIMYDSISWEEDKYIGDLDSQNIIVKK